In Chryseobacterium oranimense, a single window of DNA contains:
- a CDS encoding DUF4293 domain-containing protein, whose amino-acid sequence MLQRIQTIWTLLAVLAAVFLFITGQDVDVFGQIPVIDISCIVLVLTGALSIFSFKNRKRQILLNTISIIINALLIGVLAYWLLSLSGGIQIPEKGIEPVFPLIAVISLLIANMYIRRDERLVKSVDRLR is encoded by the coding sequence ATGTTACAGAGAATACAGACTATATGGACTCTTTTGGCAGTTTTAGCTGCTGTTTTCCTTTTCATTACAGGACAGGATGTTGACGTTTTTGGCCAGATTCCGGTGATTGATATCAGCTGTATTGTGCTTGTTTTGACAGGAGCATTGAGTATTTTCAGTTTTAAAAACAGAAAAAGACAAATTTTGCTGAATACCATCAGCATCATTATAAACGCTTTGTTGATTGGCGTATTGGCGTACTGGTTACTAAGCTTATCCGGAGGAATCCAGATTCCTGAGAAGGGTATTGAGCCGGTTTTCCCATTGATCGCGGTGATAAGTCTGCTTATTGCAAACATGTATATCCGCAGAGATGAGAGGCTCGTGAAATCTGTAGACCGACTTCGATAG
- a CDS encoding transposase: protein MNLKSIHIGELIHKRVSEVEIPVGRIEKFMKCSEDEIESMYQESSIDTFLLLRWSKLLEYDFFRVYSGHLILYAPPSKRHDISRPKDNLPAFRKNIYTEEVKSFIIEKIVSKKMTVNDVVLKYRIPKTTLFRWIKKA from the coding sequence ATGAATTTAAAAAGTATACATATTGGAGAGCTTATCCATAAACGGGTTAGTGAAGTTGAGATACCTGTTGGCAGAATTGAAAAGTTTATGAAATGCAGTGAGGATGAGATTGAAAGTATGTATCAGGAAAGCAGTATTGATACCTTTTTATTGTTAAGATGGAGTAAGTTACTGGAGTATGATTTTTTCAGAGTGTATAGCGGGCATCTGATTCTTTATGCCCCTCCGAGCAAGAGACATGATATTTCTAGGCCAAAAGATAACTTGCCGGCTTTTAGAAAAAACATATATACTGAGGAAGTGAAGAGTTTTATAATAGAAAAGATTGTCAGCAAAAAGATGACGGTGAATGACGTGGTCCTGAAATACAGAATACCTAAAACCACTCTTTTCAGGTGGATTAAAAAAGCATGA
- a CDS encoding DUF1801 domain-containing protein produces the protein MNPIQEYFYRIDEPERSTLLFLRKMILESDPDHITETFSFGLPFFKYKKKMLCYLYYSKKYKQHYISFYHGNKLDYPELLQEGRKKFKILLIDMEKDLPVSFIMNVIDEIKQYL, from the coding sequence ATGAATCCTATACAAGAGTACTTCTACAGAATCGATGAACCTGAAAGAAGTACTCTTTTGTTTTTAAGGAAAATGATCCTGGAATCTGATCCGGATCACATTACGGAAACATTCAGTTTTGGGCTGCCCTTTTTTAAGTATAAAAAGAAAATGCTGTGTTATCTCTATTACAGCAAAAAGTATAAGCAGCACTACATAAGCTTTTATCACGGTAATAAGCTCGATTATCCAGAACTTCTTCAGGAGGGTAGAAAGAAGTTTAAGATCCTTTTAATCGATATGGAAAAAGACTTACCTGTTTCTTTTATTATGAATGTTATTGATGAGATAAAACAGTACTTGTGA
- a CDS encoding ABC transporter ATP-binding protein, which translates to MKPLQRILYFAKPHQKYLFGSMFFNILYSLLNILSVGTMLPILGLMFGTIEKQSKEPVWSGAFGDYFNYIKDKAYYFVQTQIDQHGAVYVLAVLCAITGVSFLLRNIFRYIGAFLLVNYRVGITRDLRTAMYNKFLQLPVSFFTEQRKGDMMSRISNDIGGVEGGIMGVLVDIINAPFMIISSLIALFLLSPQLTLFSLVVFPVMGLLISWTGKSLKKQAHFAQAELGNLFSLVDETLKSSKVIKIFNADKILKNRFNETTTNWQNFAIDMSRRRELASPMSEFLGSITILIITWYAGTQILEEQTMKPQAFLVFIGMFFQILDPAKKLSSAISSIQGGMASLERVAEVLDYDLKVEEIAEPVSISTLNNQIEFKNIGFFYDKDNVILKNFSLIIPKGKTIALVGQSGSGKTTIANLLARFYDVSEGEILIDGTDIKHLKLKEYRQLLGMVTQESVLFNDSVYNNILMGKPDATREEVIEAAKIANADTFISNLPEGYDSNIGDDGNKLSGGQKQRVSIARAVLKNPPVMILDEATSALDTESERFVQDALDKMMENRTSLVIAHRLSTIQKADWIVVMEKGIVVEQGTHHDLIAKKGMYHKLVELQNFD; encoded by the coding sequence ATGAAACCATTACAAAGAATACTTTATTTCGCGAAACCGCATCAAAAATACCTTTTCGGAAGTATGTTTTTCAATATCCTGTACTCTTTACTGAATATCCTGTCGGTGGGAACCATGCTTCCGATTTTGGGACTGATGTTCGGTACGATTGAAAAGCAGTCAAAAGAACCGGTATGGAGCGGAGCTTTCGGCGATTATTTCAATTATATTAAAGATAAGGCCTATTATTTTGTACAGACCCAGATTGATCAGCATGGCGCTGTTTATGTACTTGCAGTACTTTGTGCGATTACCGGAGTTTCATTTTTATTAAGAAACATTTTCAGATATATCGGAGCTTTCCTTCTGGTGAATTACCGTGTGGGGATTACCCGTGACCTTCGTACTGCGATGTACAATAAATTCCTGCAGCTTCCTGTTTCATTCTTTACAGAGCAGAGAAAGGGAGATATGATGTCCAGGATTTCCAATGACATCGGAGGTGTGGAAGGTGGAATTATGGGAGTACTGGTAGATATCATCAATGCTCCGTTCATGATTATCTCATCATTGATTGCTTTATTTTTACTGTCTCCTCAGCTGACCCTGTTTTCACTGGTGGTTTTCCCGGTTATGGGACTGCTGATCTCATGGACCGGAAAAAGCTTAAAAAAACAGGCTCATTTTGCCCAGGCGGAACTAGGAAATCTTTTTTCACTGGTAGACGAAACTTTAAAATCTTCTAAAGTAATCAAAATCTTCAATGCAGATAAGATCCTTAAGAACAGATTCAACGAAACAACAACCAACTGGCAGAATTTTGCCATAGATATGAGCCGAAGAAGGGAACTTGCCTCTCCTATGAGCGAATTCCTTGGTTCTATTACCATACTTATCATTACCTGGTATGCGGGAACTCAGATTTTAGAGGAGCAGACTATGAAACCTCAGGCTTTCCTGGTTTTCATCGGAATGTTTTTCCAGATCCTGGATCCGGCGAAAAAGCTTTCCAGTGCAATCTCTTCTATTCAGGGAGGAATGGCCAGTCTGGAAAGAGTAGCTGAAGTTCTTGATTATGACTTAAAAGTGGAGGAAATTGCAGAACCGGTTTCTATTTCTACACTGAACAATCAGATTGAATTTAAAAACATTGGATTCTTTTATGATAAGGACAATGTGATCCTTAAAAATTTCTCACTGATTATTCCGAAAGGAAAAACCATAGCTCTTGTAGGGCAAAGTGGAAGTGGAAAAACGACAATCGCCAATCTTCTTGCGAGATTCTATGATGTAAGCGAGGGTGAAATTTTAATTGACGGAACTGATATCAAGCATTTAAAATTAAAGGAATACCGTCAGCTTTTAGGAATGGTAACCCAGGAGTCTGTATTATTCAATGATTCGGTTTACAACAATATTCTGATGGGTAAACCTGATGCGACGAGGGAAGAAGTAATTGAGGCGGCAAAAATAGCCAATGCCGACACTTTTATTTCTAATCTTCCTGAAGGTTATGATTCCAACATTGGCGATGATGGAAATAAGCTTTCCGGAGGTCAGAAGCAAAGGGTTTCTATTGCCAGAGCGGTATTGAAAAACCCACCTGTAATGATTCTGGATGAAGCTACTTCTGCTCTGGATACGGAATCTGAAAGATTTGTTCAGGATGCCCTGGATAAGATGATGGAAAACAGAACGTCTCTGGTTATCGCCCACAGGCTTTCAACTATTCAGAAGGCAGACTGGATTGTAGTGATGGAGAAAGGAATTGTAGTAGAGCAGGGAACCCACCACGACCTTATTGCCAAGAAAGGCATGTACCACAAGCTGGTAGAACTTCAAAATTTCGACTAA
- a CDS encoding helix-turn-helix transcriptional regulator, which produces MKETEIKDSTIEDLLKANNELMKQQIINNNLTEDNIAEILELAEIDSPLFIEKFQIYFPDFMPNLLSINPGLISSEIHICALMRLNFDTKKIASCTNSSVRAIESRKYRIRKKLDIPSDININNFILKI; this is translated from the coding sequence ATGAAGGAAACAGAGATTAAAGATTCAACCATCGAAGACCTGCTTAAAGCCAATAATGAATTGATGAAACAGCAGATCATTAACAATAATCTTACTGAAGACAATATTGCTGAAATTTTAGAGCTGGCAGAAATAGATTCACCTCTCTTTATTGAAAAATTTCAGATTTATTTTCCGGATTTTATGCCTAACCTTTTAAGCATCAATCCAGGTCTTATTAGTTCTGAAATTCATATCTGTGCATTAATGAGACTGAATTTTGATACTAAAAAAATTGCTTCATGCACCAATAGCAGTGTGAGAGCGATTGAAAGCAGAAAATATAGAATCCGGAAAAAATTGGATATCCCCTCTGATATTAACATCAACAACTTTATACTTAAGATATAG
- a CDS encoding DUF6146 family protein, whose translation MKNLILLFFFALIPLSCFSQDSTRKEEEKSEMKPSKNEDGEWDLTVIDTQFDYFLNAVAKPISQYSESYLKTKNSFLVAEWNSYYNSGKYRNIIESGIDYDPRENYGIKFEYKLYQVFAYVSWKYGLKMNGLSGSDAMR comes from the coding sequence ATGAAAAATCTTATTCTTTTGTTTTTCTTCGCTTTAATTCCTTTAAGTTGTTTTTCCCAGGACAGCACCAGAAAGGAAGAAGAAAAATCTGAAATGAAGCCTTCTAAAAATGAAGACGGAGAATGGGACCTTACCGTGATCGATACCCAGTTCGATTATTTTCTGAATGCTGTGGCCAAGCCCATAAGCCAATATTCAGAGTCTTATCTGAAAACCAAAAATTCATTCCTTGTTGCTGAGTGGAATTCTTACTATAATTCAGGAAAATACCGGAATATTATAGAATCCGGAATAGATTATGATCCGAGAGAAAATTACGGAATTAAGTTCGAATACAAGCTTTATCAGGTTTTTGCCTATGTAAGCTGGAAATACGGATTGAAGATGAATGGTCTTTCAGGAAGTGATGCCATGAGATAA
- a CDS encoding superoxide dismutase — MSFELPKLGYAYDALEPTIDAKTMEIHYTKHHQAYIDNLNKAIEGTELAGKTIEEICQTGTDKPAVRNNGGGHFNHSLFWEILTPGGSKEPVGNVKAAIEAYGGLEKFKTDFSEAAKTRFGSGWAWLVKNSDGSVSVSSTPNQDNPLMPVADVKGTPVLGLDVWEHAYYLNYQNRRPDYVAAFFSVVNWDKVEELFNK; from the coding sequence ATGTCATTTGAATTACCTAAATTAGGATATGCATACGATGCATTAGAGCCGACTATTGATGCCAAAACTATGGAAATCCATTATACAAAACATCACCAGGCTTATATTGACAATTTAAATAAAGCAATCGAAGGAACTGAATTGGCAGGCAAAACGATCGAAGAGATCTGCCAGACAGGGACTGATAAACCAGCAGTAAGAAATAATGGAGGAGGACACTTTAACCACTCTTTATTCTGGGAAATTTTAACTCCTGGCGGAAGCAAAGAGCCTGTAGGAAACGTAAAAGCAGCTATAGAAGCTTACGGAGGTCTTGAAAAATTCAAAACTGATTTTTCTGAGGCAGCTAAAACAAGATTCGGTTCAGGATGGGCTTGGTTAGTTAAAAATTCAGACGGTTCCGTATCTGTTTCTTCTACTCCAAACCAGGACAACCCGTTAATGCCTGTTGCAGACGTTAAAGGAACTCCTGTTTTAGGATTGGATGTTTGGGAGCATGCTTATTATTTAAATTACCAAAACAGAAGACCAGATTATGTTGCTGCTTTCTTCAGCGTAGTAAACTGGGATAAAGTAGAGGAATTATTCAACAAATAA
- the rho gene encoding transcription termination factor Rho — protein MFNIETLRSKSVTELTKILKDLGVKVARNSNENDKIFAVLDFQASNPKVAKDYFNATETSMNTEEQPAEKPAKAPVKKAAPKRQPAKPKAEVKAPVEETPKTVENAEEKVPAAEEIRAEQPKPETAVAPEENNSSQAKKKRKRVTANTGNTETPQERAEAPKNAEPQESAPSEEKPNIPQSQARSQQKGHNNPQNSGNQHKNQNQNQHQNPNQNQHRQHAEKAEEHHTEQRKEFNFDGMVSIEGVLEILPDNYGFLRSSDFSYISSPDDVYVSTAQIRNFGLKTGDTVKGIVRLPKEGEKYFSLLKPTEVNGRDLAFIKDRVAFEYLTPLFPEEKFNLAGNESTLSTRIVDLFAPIGKGQRAMIVAQPKTGKTMLLKDIANSIAANHPEVYMMVLLIDERPEEVTDMERSVNAEVIASTFDEAADKHVKVANLVLAKAQRMVECGHDVVILLDSITRLARAYNTVTPASGKVLSGGVDANALHKPKRFFGAARKIEGGGSLTIIATALIDTGSKMDEVIFEEFKGTGNMELQLDRKIANRRIYPAIDLVASSTRRDDLLLDEVTSQRMWILRKYLSEMNPVEAMEFVNKNIRGTLNNEEFLMSMNK, from the coding sequence ATGTTTAACATAGAAACGTTAAGGTCAAAATCCGTAACGGAACTGACTAAAATCTTAAAAGATTTAGGCGTTAAAGTTGCTAGAAACAGCAATGAAAATGATAAAATCTTTGCCGTTCTTGACTTTCAGGCTTCTAACCCTAAAGTTGCAAAAGATTATTTCAACGCCACAGAAACCAGTATGAATACTGAAGAACAACCGGCAGAAAAACCTGCCAAGGCCCCTGTAAAAAAAGCAGCGCCTAAAAGACAGCCTGCCAAACCCAAAGCAGAAGTAAAAGCTCCAGTGGAAGAAACTCCGAAAACTGTAGAAAATGCAGAAGAAAAAGTACCGGCAGCTGAAGAAATAAGAGCGGAACAGCCTAAACCTGAAACAGCTGTCGCTCCTGAAGAAAACAATTCGTCACAGGCTAAGAAAAAAAGAAAAAGAGTAACTGCCAATACAGGCAATACAGAAACTCCACAGGAAAGAGCAGAAGCTCCTAAAAATGCAGAACCTCAGGAATCTGCCCCATCAGAAGAAAAGCCTAATATCCCTCAATCTCAGGCAAGATCCCAACAGAAAGGACACAATAATCCGCAAAACAGCGGAAACCAGCATAAGAATCAAAATCAAAATCAACACCAGAATCCAAACCAGAATCAGCACAGACAACATGCTGAAAAGGCAGAGGAACATCATACTGAACAGAGAAAAGAGTTCAATTTCGATGGAATGGTAAGTATTGAAGGTGTTTTAGAGATTCTTCCGGACAATTACGGATTCCTTCGTTCTTCCGATTTCAGCTATATTTCATCTCCTGATGATGTGTATGTTTCTACAGCACAGATCAGAAACTTTGGACTGAAAACCGGAGATACCGTTAAGGGAATTGTTAGACTTCCGAAAGAAGGTGAAAAATATTTTTCACTATTAAAACCTACAGAAGTAAACGGACGCGATCTTGCATTTATTAAAGACCGTGTTGCATTTGAATATTTAACGCCTCTTTTCCCTGAAGAAAAATTCAACCTTGCTGGAAATGAATCTACACTATCGACAAGAATTGTGGATCTTTTCGCACCAATAGGGAAAGGACAGAGAGCAATGATCGTTGCCCAGCCTAAAACAGGTAAAACGATGCTCCTTAAAGATATTGCCAACTCTATTGCAGCTAATCACCCGGAAGTCTATATGATGGTTCTTCTGATCGACGAACGTCCTGAAGAAGTTACCGATATGGAAAGAAGCGTAAATGCTGAAGTAATTGCCTCTACATTTGATGAAGCTGCAGACAAGCACGTAAAAGTGGCTAACCTTGTTCTGGCAAAAGCTCAGAGAATGGTTGAATGCGGACATGATGTAGTAATTTTACTGGATTCAATTACAAGATTAGCAAGAGCTTATAACACCGTTACCCCAGCATCAGGTAAAGTACTTTCCGGTGGGGTGGATGCTAATGCTCTTCATAAGCCGAAAAGATTCTTTGGAGCAGCCAGAAAAATTGAAGGAGGTGGTTCATTAACTATTATTGCTACAGCATTAATTGATACTGGTTCCAAAATGGATGAGGTGATTTTTGAAGAATTCAAGGGTACCGGTAACATGGAACTTCAATTGGACAGAAAAATTGCTAACAGAAGAATTTATCCTGCGATTGATCTTGTAGCTTCAAGTACACGTAGAGATGATCTTCTTTTGGATGAGGTTACTTCACAGAGAATGTGGATTTTAAGAAAATATCTTTCTGAAATGAATCCTGTAGAAGCAATGGAATTTGTAAATAAAAACATCAGAGGAACTTTAAATAATGAAGAATTCCTGATGTCTATGAATAAATAG
- a CDS encoding helix-turn-helix domain-containing protein produces the protein MKDTGPDYKKIYTDIIEEKFPDKMDNFRIMQKIETINTVIDIIALNRMIFGEQELLMESKNQKLRSYDQRSILNILEYQKKNKLNNTQTANYFRMSRNTLSKWKRIFEI, from the coding sequence ATGAAAGATACAGGACCGGATTATAAGAAAATATATACTGATATTATTGAGGAGAAATTCCCTGATAAAATGGATAATTTTAGGATCATGCAAAAAATTGAAACGATTAATACTGTTATAGATATTATAGCATTAAACAGAATGATTTTTGGTGAGCAAGAGCTTTTAATGGAAAGTAAAAACCAAAAACTTCGCTCCTATGACCAAAGGTCAATTCTCAATATTCTTGAATATCAGAAAAAAAATAAACTTAATAATACGCAAACGGCGAACTATTTCCGAATGAGCCGGAATACTCTTTCAAAGTGGAAACGTATTTTTGAAATATAA
- a CDS encoding phosphatidylserine decarboxylase family protein codes for MKLHRESKGTITVATILFIIISVLAIYFLKMWSLLIIMPLLVVYSLVFWFFRVPDRNILEHRENVIAPVDGKVVMIKEVDETEFLKEKAIQVSIFMSPLNVHICRYPVSGKVIYKKYHPGKYLVAWHEKSSTENERTTVAVETATNHKVVFRQIAGYVARRIVFYCNEGDQAKAGHEFGFIKFGSRMDVFLPLDTEIICKIGDITKGGLDVIAKMKD; via the coding sequence ATGAAACTACACAGAGAATCGAAAGGAACGATTACGGTAGCAACAATACTTTTCATCATCATAAGTGTGTTGGCTATCTATTTTCTTAAAATGTGGTCGTTACTGATCATCATGCCATTATTGGTGGTTTACAGCTTAGTATTTTGGTTCTTCAGAGTTCCGGATCGTAATATTCTGGAGCACAGAGAAAACGTTATTGCTCCGGTAGACGGGAAAGTGGTTATGATCAAAGAAGTGGATGAGACTGAATTTTTGAAGGAAAAAGCAATTCAGGTGTCTATCTTTATGTCGCCGTTGAACGTTCACATCTGCAGATATCCGGTTTCAGGAAAGGTAATCTATAAAAAATACCATCCGGGTAAATATCTTGTTGCATGGCATGAAAAATCTTCTACAGAGAACGAAAGAACTACGGTAGCAGTGGAAACAGCGACCAATCATAAAGTAGTTTTCCGTCAGATTGCAGGATATGTAGCCAGAAGGATTGTTTTCTACTGTAATGAAGGAGATCAGGCAAAAGCTGGACATGAATTCGGTTTTATTAAGTTCGGGTCCAGAATGGACGTATTTCTGCCTTTAGATACAGAAATCATCTGTAAGATCGGGGATATTACAAAAGGAGGTCTGGATGTGATTGCCAAAATGAAAGACTAA
- a CDS encoding endonuclease has translation MKRFMSFMAVIFSIMAFTQQGKLRKVATVGFLNVENLWDTIRSADYIDGTKDISNPAFHRSIPLDSIKFLEAEKHDGPWSDSALKGKKAVRYQSGSDEFTPNSAKNYNTKVYKAKLANEAKVISEMGAQYTKTAPAVVGLIEVENRQVIEDLVKQPALAKYDYGIIHYNSYDYRGIDVALIYQKRRFTPTNSLKKELKIFGDDGKREYTRDILVVTGFLDNEKVAFFMNHWPSRRGGEAVSLPKRNAAAALLKQQMDSIRTLDPSTKLFAMGDFNDDPVSASLKNYLKAVASPKDLSEATPYLNLMYPLYKKGIASLAYQDAPNLFDQIIVSKNLMSDQVTKEYSVYKVEIFAPPYLVNKEGNYKGYPFRSWNGDQFTGGYSDHFPAFVILQKEP, from the coding sequence ATGAAGAGATTTATGAGTTTTATGGCTGTTATTTTTTCAATAATGGCTTTTACGCAACAGGGAAAGCTTAGAAAAGTGGCAACTGTTGGCTTTTTGAATGTAGAAAACCTTTGGGACACTATCCGTTCTGCAGATTATATTGATGGTACTAAAGATATTAGCAATCCAGCATTCCACAGAAGCATTCCGCTTGATTCTATCAAATTTTTAGAGGCTGAAAAACATGACGGTCCCTGGAGCGACAGTGCTTTAAAAGGCAAAAAAGCAGTAAGATACCAAAGCGGATCAGATGAATTTACACCTAACAGTGCAAAAAACTATAATACTAAAGTATATAAGGCAAAACTTGCCAATGAAGCCAAAGTAATTTCCGAAATGGGTGCCCAGTATACAAAAACAGCACCGGCAGTAGTAGGACTTATTGAAGTGGAAAACAGACAGGTAATTGAAGACCTTGTTAAGCAGCCTGCTCTTGCCAAATACGACTACGGAATTATCCATTACAATTCTTATGACTACAGAGGAATTGATGTTGCTTTAATTTACCAGAAAAGAAGATTTACTCCAACCAATTCATTGAAAAAAGAATTAAAAATTTTCGGTGATGACGGTAAAAGAGAATACACAAGAGATATTTTGGTTGTAACCGGCTTCCTTGATAACGAAAAGGTAGCATTTTTCATGAATCACTGGCCTTCGAGAAGAGGTGGTGAAGCGGTTTCATTACCCAAAAGAAACGCCGCCGCTGCTTTATTGAAACAGCAGATGGACAGCATAAGAACATTAGATCCTTCTACAAAGCTTTTTGCAATGGGTGACTTTAATGATGATCCTGTAAGCGCAAGCTTAAAGAATTATTTAAAAGCTGTGGCAAGTCCTAAAGATCTGAGTGAAGCTACACCTTACCTTAACTTAATGTATCCTCTATACAAAAAAGGGATTGCTTCACTGGCTTACCAGGATGCCCCCAACTTATTTGACCAGATCATTGTTTCTAAAAATTTAATGTCGGATCAGGTAACAAAAGAGTATTCAGTATATAAAGTTGAAATCTTTGCTCCGCCTTATTTGGTGAATAAAGAAGGCAATTATAAAGGCTATCCTTTCAGGTCCTGGAACGGTGACCAGTTTACCGGAGGATACAGTGACCACTTCCCGGCATTTGTAATTCTTCAGAAAGAACCATAA
- a CDS encoding phosphatidate cytidylyltransferase, protein MDKNLIQRTISGLVYVAVIILCTTPLGAELINKIHPGLIRQEYLYYGLISLLLLVGTWECIKIMKFGKGYEKWIVLPLVVFIYYVFSKRYFNHDFFFDFRLNEILAISLIVIAVVTLFKYPNELYYDSGKLIFTVIYVALPFSFALGLPKFSSYDGTFSLEVLFLFILIWSSDTFAYLTGKFFGKHKMAPKISPKKTWEGYAGGVVLTLVLSYFVEHYQPELRGNWMVVGFLVAAFAPLGDLVESQLKRNFGVKDSGNIIPGHGGVLDRLDSFLICVPVVYLYFILEKFI, encoded by the coding sequence TTGGACAAAAACCTTATTCAAAGAACCATTTCCGGACTTGTTTACGTTGCCGTTATTATTCTTTGCACAACACCGCTGGGAGCTGAGCTCATTAACAAGATCCATCCGGGACTTATCAGGCAGGAATACCTGTATTACGGACTGATTAGTCTTTTGCTGCTGGTAGGTACATGGGAATGTATAAAGATTATGAAATTCGGGAAAGGCTACGAAAAATGGATTGTACTTCCGCTCGTAGTTTTTATTTATTATGTTTTTTCCAAAAGATATTTCAACCATGACTTCTTTTTCGATTTCAGGCTGAATGAGATACTGGCAATTTCCCTTATTGTTATTGCCGTAGTGACTTTATTCAAATATCCCAACGAGCTGTATTACGATAGCGGAAAGCTGATCTTTACAGTCATCTATGTGGCATTACCTTTCAGCTTTGCATTGGGACTGCCTAAGTTTTCCAGTTATGACGGTACCTTCTCGCTTGAAGTTCTTTTCCTGTTTATCCTGATATGGAGCAGTGATACTTTTGCCTATCTTACCGGAAAATTTTTCGGAAAACATAAAATGGCTCCGAAAATCTCTCCAAAGAAAACCTGGGAAGGATATGCCGGAGGCGTTGTCTTAACATTGGTTTTATCCTATTTTGTAGAACATTATCAGCCTGAACTTCGCGGGAACTGGATGGTAGTAGGTTTTCTTGTTGCAGCCTTTGCTCCGCTGGGTGATCTTGTGGAAAGTCAGTTGAAAAGAAATTTCGGGGTAAAAGACAGCGGAAACATTATTCCGGGGCATGGAGGTGTGCTGGACAGACTGGACAGTTTTTTAATCTGCGTTCCTGTCGTATATTTGTACTTTATTTTAGAAAAATTTATTTAA
- a CDS encoding M28 family peptidase, translating to MKKLTYLALSFCSVFTFAQEVSKERVTTILSTLASDEMKGREIGTPENDKAAEYIAKLFKENNLEYCTGDSYLIPFEYEGKKAYNVCGIKKGKTDKYLGFSGHFDHIGTSDKTGDNIYNGADDDASGITTLSGIADYFKNKKPEFSMVFMAFNGEEKGMLGSRAISTDPALDKVYNNMTALFNFEMVATESQFGKNALFMTGDEFSDFDELFNKYAANGLKINPDPYATQKLFYRSDNVSFVKKKIIAHSFSTVDMTKASHYHNESDDVKVVDFDNLTTIINNVGKTLEKLTPKNFAPKYNDKVKF from the coding sequence ATGAAAAAACTAACCTATCTGGCCCTGTCATTCTGCTCAGTATTTACGTTTGCACAGGAAGTTTCAAAAGAAAGAGTAACCACCATACTTTCAACACTGGCTTCAGACGAAATGAAGGGCCGCGAAATCGGGACTCCTGAAAATGATAAGGCTGCAGAATACATTGCCAAACTGTTTAAAGAGAACAATCTGGAGTACTGCACCGGGGATTCTTACCTGATCCCTTTTGAATATGAAGGAAAGAAGGCTTATAATGTATGCGGGATCAAAAAAGGAAAAACCGATAAATATTTAGGATTCTCGGGCCACTTCGACCACATCGGAACGAGTGATAAAACCGGGGATAATATTTACAATGGTGCCGATGATGATGCCAGCGGAATCACTACTTTATCAGGAATTGCAGATTATTTCAAAAATAAAAAACCTGAATTTTCAATGGTATTCATGGCCTTCAATGGTGAAGAAAAAGGAATGCTGGGGTCAAGAGCTATTTCTACAGATCCCGCTTTGGATAAGGTATATAATAATATGACTGCTCTTTTCAATTTTGAAATGGTCGCTACGGAATCCCAGTTCGGAAAAAATGCTCTTTTTATGACAGGTGATGAGTTTTCTGATTTTGATGAACTGTTTAACAAGTATGCCGCAAACGGATTAAAGATCAACCCGGACCCATATGCTACGCAAAAATTATTTTACAGATCGGATAATGTAAGTTTTGTAAAGAAAAAAATCATTGCTCACTCTTTCTCTACAGTTGATATGACGAAAGCTTCTCATTACCATAATGAAAGCGATGATGTAAAAGTGGTAGATTTTGATAATTTAACTACTATTATCAACAATGTGGGAAAAACTTTAGAAAAACTGACTCCCAAAAATTTTGCTCCGAAGTATAATGACAAAGTGAAATTTTAA